A portion of the Pangasianodon hypophthalmus isolate fPanHyp1 chromosome 20, fPanHyp1.pri, whole genome shotgun sequence genome contains these proteins:
- the nbl1 gene encoding neuroblastoma suppressor of tumorigenicity 1, which produces MLLIGCVLLAVCSAAPPAHINRLALFPDKSAWCEAKNITQIVGHTGCVSQSIQNRACLGQCFSYSVPNTFPQSTESLVHCDSCMPAQTQWEVVTLDCPGSVEAPRVEKLVERILHCSCQSCGKELGQEGALLQLYSPDNTLDPDTHNTHTDTHNTHLHADTHNSHTHGDTRTQGEPKTHTHTAEGG; this is translated from the exons ATGCTGCTGATTGGCTGTGTCCTGTTGGCTGTGTGTTCAGCAGCGCCACCTGcacacatcaaccgcctggcgCTGTTCCCTGATAAGAGCGCCTGGTGTGAGGCCAAGAACATCACACAGATAGTGGGGCACACGGGGTGTGTGTCTCAGTCCATCCAGAACAg agcgtgtttGGGACAGTGTTTCAGTTACAGTGTACCCAACACGTTCCCTCAGTCCACTGAGTCTCTGGTGCACTGTGACTCGTGCATGCCTGCGCAGACGCAGTGGGAGGTG gtgactCTGGACTGTCCCGGCAGTGTGGAGGCTCCGCGGGTGGAGAAGTTGGTGGAGAGGATTCTGCACTGCAGCTGTCAGTCCTGTGGTAAGGAGCTCGGTCAGGAGGGGGCGCTGCTGCAGCTCTACAGCCCCGACAACACACTCGATCCcgacacacacaacacacacacggacacgcacaacacacacctgcatgcCGACACACACAACTCGCACACACACGGAGACACACGCACGCAAGGCGAGCCcaagacgcacacacacacagctgagggAGGATGA